The Hippoglossus hippoglossus isolate fHipHip1 chromosome 4, fHipHip1.pri, whole genome shotgun sequence DNA window CACCTTGTCCATGTGGAAAGTTGAAGCCTATACTCACAAGTTCTAatggagacatttttttctcctgcatgGGTGTCTTGAGGCTTCTTTGATGCTGTTGCCTCTGGGCACCACATCAGACTTTAAAAACCACGGCGACATCCTCTCCGACACCACTCAGCCGACAGCGAACCACTGGGCTTGTTTCCTTTTAATCCCGCAGTGTCTTGAGTTTGCAGTAGAGCTACATTTGAGAATGGAGTATCACCAATCTTCAGAGATGAACGGAGTCGTGTCAGATTATCTGAATATGCGCATCGAATCCACACATAACGACTTGTGCAAAGAGAAAGAATCCAAGGAAGCTGAAGAGTCAAAGAAGCGGTCCCTGATCGAGAAATCTTACAGCACCATACTGAGTGAGCTTGGAGAAGACGTGGGCCGAGAGGGACTCCTACGGACACCGCTGCGTGCAGCCAAGGCCATGCAGTTCCTCACCAAAGGCTACAAAGAAACCACCCAGGGTGAGGATACAACTGTTATTTATGTGACTGATTACAAAACTTTAAATAGTGCTAAAGTTTGGCAAAATGATTTGAAACATTTCAtggtttcataaaacatttgaataagaTCAAAAGTACATTTTGATACAATCATGTAACTAtagtttattttttgctttcaaCCCCACCGTATGTCAAAGGCTTATTGTCCTGGTTTCATTTCCTCCTGTGAAACGTTAATAGGTTCATAGACTACTATAGTTTTCTAAATGCCAGGTCTTAACAAATAGACAAATCTGTGACTGTCATATTGATTTCATCCTCTGATCCACTACTGTTTATTATATGAAGCTGATTTTCAATCTTCACACAGATATCTTGAACGACGCAATCTTTGATGAAAACCACGAGGAGATGGTGATTGTCAAGGACATCgagctgttctctctctgtgaacATCACCTGGTGCCCTTCTTCGGCAAGGTAATTTAGGTTTCTGTGAAATCTTGCACAAATCTGAATgcttgattttcattttgtatatttttaaatagattaataaagaaatttgattaaaaacataatttttttataatacaaggaaacattttttgtgattttagtTAAATATACTCAAACTGATCTTTGGGATTAATACATTGCAATTTCTTATGTGCTCACATCCACACCAACACTAACATATCTGTAATAAGAGTGAATTGGGGGATAAAAGCAGAACGGATTTGTAATATGGATGGATTCTGCCTAATCATGCATAATATGGATTGTTAATGATATTTAAAGTATGatgttgtgtttaatgtttcaGGCTCACATAGCATACCTCCCTAACAAGAAAGTGGTTGGTCTTAGCAAACTTGCAAGGTAGGTGAcgacaatacacacacacacacacacgcaagcacgcaagcacacactaattttctttgtttttatttgctttcagaATTGTTGAAATCTACAGCAGGAGGCTTCAAGGTAACAATTGATTTTCTAGGATCTTCATATTTGTGaggctgaaaataaaatattttaggTCAATTGCTTAAAATCAAAATATTACCTTTTATCATTTTTCTTGCTATTGACTAATAATTGAATCAAGCAACTGTTGCAGCTGTACTCCTCTTTGcattttattaatatcaatTTTTTAAGTATCCACATTAATTTGAATATGTATCTTTCTCCACAGTCCAGGAGCGTCTGACCAAGCAGATCGCTTCAGCCATCTCGGAGGCGTTGGAGCCTGCGGGAGTAGCAGTGGTGATTGAGGCTGTGTGAGTATTTAACCCTTTTATCATCCATATTGTACTTAATTATTGACAACGTCTTTTTGCCTTTATGCTAGacctaaaaagaaaaagtgatacACAAAGATACAAGTTTTGAGATCATCTAGATTTACGACCTAACTCAAAGGTCGGATATTGAATGGATTTTGTGGAATTAATAATCTCTTGTGTGCTTCACAGTCACATGTGCATGGTGATGAGAGGTGTGCAGAAGATGAACGCCAGCACTGTGACAAGTGTCATGCTGGGAAAATTCCATGACGATTTCAAGACCAGGAAGGAGTTTCTTGCCCTTACAATGAGGAAGTGAAGGGCACAACCGTTCaacagaggaaatgatttcACCTGTTCATGTGTGAACCTCAGACAGATTTACATTCAGTGAATTACTGTCTTCATGGTGTTGGGGGTGAACTTTCTCaacctgatgtttttttatgtatttatcctgtttaaatagaaacaaatataCACTGGAATGTGAAATCTATTACTGTAATGACAGCATTGAGCTTCAAGTATGTCCAATACAAATGtacagtgaaaataaacattgtatttgtatttacatctgTGAATCTGTGTGGTTTAAAATGACAACGCCTACACCcatacaatgacagaaaccattatCTGACGAATCACACAACACAAGAAATGATCATACGTCATTTCGTTTTCTAATGTATGAATTATTTGCTATTTTTAAGTTCATTATCCCTGCCTAAAACAAAGTaatttattctatatttatatattttaaaatatataccTTGTACGATAAACTACATGATagacacacatttacatcatgACCTCATTGTTAAGAAACTCTAAGTTTAAGTGTTTATGGATCTTTATACACCAGAGGTAAGAAGTGTTATTCACGTAAAATGTCCAACTTCTTAAAATCTTCTTGTCATTAAAAGCGAGTCAGCACTGTGTTGGATGCATTTACTCAACAGCTGGTGCAGACCGGCGGTGCAGTAAGACAGTGTGACCAAATCATCTGCGCATAGAAAGAGTCATTATGAGATCAACAATGACATAATCTGttgtaaatgtagaaaaaaacagTCTAACAGGGAAAAGATGACTTACAGAAGAAGCATGATGATTTGAATTGCACATGATCTATGGGAACTGAATATTGAAAACATATAAGAATATTGTGAGCTTAGTAACgttaaatatgaaatgaattcattcattattcagtcGGTCTCTTCTTTCCGCTGCATCACAGTTTATGCAAATATTGTTCCAACAAGATCTGATTTCAGGTTTGTCGACTGCAGAAGATACATTTGAATTGAAGCTGAATTAGATTTATAATGTGCAGATTCCATATTAAGATAAAATAGCAAACATGCATCAGTcacaatttgttttttgtcattttaaatacatagaCCTAATTCATGACAGCAGATTCTCTCAGTATAAGACTGATAGAAATaggctgttttttatttattaaatatccccaaaatgacaaaaatatttcacaaacaaAATTCCAATAAAATCACAACATGTATGAATTTGGACAAATAATGAACATGTCTTGCTGTGTTACTGCACTGGGATATCatgaggggtggtggtggtggtgtgtgtgtgtgtgggggggggggggggggtccgtATCTGCTGTTTGGTCTACATTTTTTTAACCAGTTACTTCCACACCACTTCTTTCATTATGCTGATCTGTGAAGTGGAACGCAGCGCTGGCGGAGTTGAGAGGTCAGGGGCTCCCGCTGCCTGGATACATACAGTCTAATATTAGAACATTTCCTTGATTTGTTAGTAGCATCTCTGCTGACTCCTGAGCACATGGCAACAGACCGGCCAATAGGATTTCAGGAAATCACTAAGCCCCTCGCTCTGTATAGCAACAGTGGCATCcttccattatttatttatataggaggttttttttcccacagactCATTTTCAGGCTCGTGTCCCCCCAGTGTGCATCCACACTGTGCTCTCAAACTGTGAAAAAGACCAATAGTGTTAAGAGTAGTGctttaacttttacttttgcttttctttttgcctGCATAAGCTCTACATCTTACAGAGGCTATTTATAGATTTTTTCAGGTtagtgtatgtttttttatttgattttataaagTACCTGAAAGGTCAGTggaatttttttcatttgcaagatcaggtaaaagtaaaaaagagacaaagtgGAGAATATCTTGGAAAAGGCTTGGTTTTTCATGAAGACATGAGATGTACCGCTGAAGACGAGAGAGAAAATACCCAGAGGAATGGCATCGTGGGAAAAGGTGCCACTCAGACGAGATGGACAACAACCAAGTGGAGAGGATCTttaaaagatggaggacatgggAGGAGAGGCGGCACGGGATAggaggagtgtgggggggggggggacgacatAGGATGGCGTGAGGACCGAGGCCGGTGGTTGGTTTGATCTGAGCCACGTGTGCGTCCAGCCACATCTCTTCGCCGCTTCACGCATGTCGATGGAACGTTGGCTTATCCTGCCGCTCGGTCCCTTCTGTCTTAACCCAGGTAGGTGCGTATTGTCCTGTACTGAGTTTTGTgatgtttcatttctttaaagcCGTCTGGATGTTATCTCCAGCAGAAGTTACTGCGTTGAAAGTTCCGTGCAGCCGCTTCGTCATTTCAAGCTTAGGCATAGGACGATGGAAGGCTTGAAGGTGGTGGGGAAATATGGCGTAGGTCAGCTGTCTCGCTTTTGGGATGCAACGCTGATCAAAAAGACACCATGACTaaatattcaacaaaaacaaaaacacgctCGGAGGACAGTCATCGTCGGCACAATTAATACCTTCTGCATCATCTGTTAGATGGTGGgttgacattttcaatttgGCTGACACCAAAAATGTGTGACATTT harbors:
- the LOC117760627 gene encoding GTP cyclohydrolase 1 2-like yields the protein MLLPLGTTSDFKNHGDILSDTTQPTANHWACFLLIPQCLEFAVELHLRMEYHQSSEMNGVVSDYLNMRIESTHNDLCKEKESKEAEESKKRSLIEKSYSTILSELGEDVGREGLLRTPLRAAKAMQFLTKGYKETTQDILNDAIFDENHEEMVIVKDIELFSLCEHHLVPFFGKAHIAYLPNKKVVGLSKLARIVEIYSRRLQVQERLTKQIASAISEALEPAGVAVVIEAVHMCMVMRGVQKMNASTVTSVMLGKFHDDFKTRKEFLALTMRK